AAACTTCTAATAAAATTAAGTCAAAGTAAGTTTCTCTATTTGGTAAAATAAATGCGTCTGATGCTGCTATAAGAGAATGTGGATCATTTGTCCAGCCCACTTCAATCCATCGTTCATTCTTAAGTCTTTGATATGGCTCTTCTTTTCCTGCTATGAGAAAATACACATTATGATGTTGACATAAGAATTCTTTAGCATATTCTTTTAACAAATCATAGCCTTTTATACTGTTATGTCGCCCTACATAACAAAAAATGAAACTATCTAATGGAATGTTATATTTTTTACATATATTTTCTCTGTTGTCTTTAACCTTGCATGGTCTTATTCCAGTTAACAGATACCTATATTTTTCTTGATGTTCTTTTTTGAAATCTGCATACTCTTTCCATGCGTGATAATATGGTTCTTCTGCTTCTGGACATGGAAAAATAAAATAATCCGCACGATTAAAAGCATATGTATCCATTTGTTTTAATTTTCTGAATATGCGTAAAAATAATTTTTCAAGCCAAGATGATTTATCCCAAATTTCAAAAGATAATAGAGTTGGAGAATGAGATGTAAATATGACCTTACCTGTATATTCAGATAGAGAATCCCTTACTGAATACATATCTAGCGAAGAATGAAAATGTACAGCATCATAATTTGAAAGGTTTGTTTGTGCATAATGCTTTCTGCCATAAACTAGTAGCCAGTATTTATATATATTTTTGAGTCGTATTAGAATTGTCCTTAATTTGGTACAACGTATGTCTCTGATTTTTCTTTTCCAACTTTCGTATTTAAAATCTTCTTGAATAAATTCAATGGAGGCATCATGATTTTTGTCAATTTCTTGTTTTAAATTATAAAGATAGCCTAAAGGACCTCCTATAGGAGCTAATTGTGATTTAAATGCATAAATTAGAACTTTCATTTGTATAAAATTGAATTATAAGGTAAATATTTTTGATTAAACCATGAATATGTATTGTCAGAATAAATAATGCTACACATATATAAATATGAATATATAACTAAAATAATGAAAGTCATATTTCGAAAAAACTTTAATTTCATGTAGTATATACATATAGGAAATAAAAGAATTTCGGTTATACAATAATAATATGTACCTCTTGAACTTAAGGTTGTAAATCGCATAAAAATCAACGATGCGCAAACACCTAAAATATACATATTCAGTAATAACCCATTGGCTCCATGATATTGTTTGGAATGCCTTAAACACTCATAAAAAAAGATAGCTAAGAACGATTTTCTAAATTGGGATAATCCTAATTGCACGTAATCTTGTTGATATGTATCAATTGTTGAACTGAATTTATTAAAATATGTAGGCATAGTTGCTAATATGCGATGTAAAAAATCAGCAGATACTACAAATCCGATTATACTTGAAACTACTAATAAGCAATAAAATATTTTTCTGTTGATTTGTTTTTCAAATAAGAAATAAGCCAATACAAAAAAACACGAAGTGCGATGTAAGAAAATGGTGCTAAAAAAAATCAGTAGTAAAAACGTCTTTAAATCTCTTTTTATGATATATTTAATGCTATATAAACATATACTTAAGGCTGCTCCTTGCCTTATTATTCCCATATCATATAATAGAAAACAAAAACCAAAATATAAGAGCAAACATAAATAAGGATATTTCATCCTACTAATGACATAACTCTTAATGCCAATGCCTATAATTGCATAAAACAAAAGTAGAATATAAAAGTCTTTACATAAATTGGAGAGAATAATAAATAATGCTTCTATGCTGAAAATTTGTTCATTAATAGATTCTCCTTTTAAGTTTGTAAAATTCTCATTATACATATTATAATCCATGCCTACTTTATATCGCAATCCTGCAAATAAAATTAAAGCAACAATGACAATAAAATATAAGGCTTTTGATTGAATATGTTTGTTTATATCCAAGAAAGCGAAGAAGGTTAAAAAGAAAAATATAATTATATATTCCATTTTAGAATTAAATGTGAGATAAAATAAGTGATAGTTTAAATTGCTATTTCAGTGTTATTTAAGAACTTTCTTTAATATATTAAATAAGAATTGTTCTTGGACGATAAGAAGCCACATTCCATACACCAACATTCCAATTATTACAGCGAATATAAAATTGGCAATATCCGATCCGAATAAATCAGATGCAAAATGCAATGCCAACGTCATCCAGCAAGTTGCCACAAAATAATGCACAAAAGACTTGCTTTTCCATCGGATAGGAATGTACTTCTTTCCGATAAATATCATGGAAACCGTAACCATTGTTTCTGCCAATAAGGTAGATATGGCAGCTCCGTTTTGGGCATATCGGGGAATCAGCCAAATGTTCAAGACAAGATTGACCAATGCGCCTAATGCCGTACAAAGGATTACCTTATTTTCTTGTCCTTGCGGATATAAGATTTGGATACCTAACACATTGGATATACCTATCATGATGATAATCGGTGAAATGATTTGCAAGGTCAAGATTGCCGGTTCGTAGGAGTTTCCGCAAAACAGAGGAATCAGGTATTTTGCCATCATAATCAATCCGGCAGTCAGGGGAAGCGTAAGAGCCATGACTACCGTAATGGACTTTTGTGCAAGCTCATTGAACTTTTCTTTCTGTCCTGTAGATATTAGATTGGAAAGGCGGGGAAGCATGACGGTTCCCAATGCACTTACTAGACTCAGCAGTACGTGAGACAATTTGGTTGCAGCCGTAAACAATCCTACGCTTGTGTTGTCCGCCATAAAGCCGAGCATAATGGAGTTCAGGTTGACATACAGGCTGATGACCAGATTTAGTACAAAGATATGTAGCGCAGGCTTCAGATGTACCAATGGATGCAATTCCTTAAACGGCAAGTCTTTCCAAGAAATATATTTTCGTAAACGAATGAAGTTGAAAATATTGCCTCCCAGTATTCCGAATACCAAATAGCCTGCATACCATAAAATATCTTCTTTTGTCCGGACAAATACAAATAGCAGGATAACCGCTATTATTTTGACTATCAGTCCACGGATGGTGATATACTTGAAATCTTCTATGCCCTGATAAAACCATTCGCAACCGATGGCTGTAAAGAATATGGTCAAGCTCAGAATTAGGAATAACGGAATATTGACTTGTATGTCTGACACAAATGCAGCCAATAAAGCTACGATAACATAGCCTATCAGGCTAAGAGTAGCATGAAGCAGCAATATTTCTATGGCGACTTTGTTCCTTTTCGCAACATCATCACGCACGCTGGCTATCTTGCGTATGGCATACATGGGAATGCCTAAGCAAGTCAGCAGGGTAATATACTGAATGATAGACTGAAAGAAATTCACTTGCCCGATACCATCCGCCAACATGATGCGGGAAGCATACGGGAAAGTAATCAACGGAAACAGCAAGCCTGTCACCGTATTCAGCATATTGAAAATGTAGTTGACTTTTAAAGATTTAGCCATAAAGCTAATAAGAGTGAATGCTCAATTGAGAGCATGGTAT
The Phocaeicola salanitronis DSM 18170 genome window above contains:
- a CDS encoding glycosyltransferase family 4 protein, encoding MKVLIYAFKSQLAPIGGPLGYLYNLKQEIDKNHDASIEFIQEDFKYESWKRKIRDIRCTKLRTILIRLKNIYKYWLLVYGRKHYAQTNLSNYDAVHFHSSLDMYSVRDSLSEYTGKVIFTSHSPTLLSFEIWDKSSWLEKLFLRIFRKLKQMDTYAFNRADYFIFPCPEAEEPYYHAWKEYADFKKEHQEKYRYLLTGIRPCKVKDNRENICKKYNIPLDSFIFCYVGRHNSIKGYDLLKEYAKEFLCQHHNVYFLIAGKEEPYQRLKNERWIEVGWTNDPHSLIAASDAFILPNRETYFDLILLEVLSLGKIVIASSTGGNKHFTNIESVFLYNSKHEALNIMDNISKMSLAKRKNLEIISKNTFVNNYTCEIFYDNYKHILNSISANNKQ
- a CDS encoding EpsG family protein, which produces MEYIIIFFFLTFFAFLDINKHIQSKALYFIVIVALILFAGLRYKVGMDYNMYNENFTNLKGESINEQIFSIEALFIILSNLCKDFYILLLFYAIIGIGIKSYVISRMKYPYLCLLLYFGFCFLLYDMGIIRQGAALSICLYSIKYIIKRDLKTFLLLIFFSTIFLHRTSCFFVLAYFLFEKQINRKIFYCLLVVSSIIGFVVSADFLHRILATMPTYFNKFSSTIDTYQQDYVQLGLSQFRKSFLAIFFYECLRHSKQYHGANGLLLNMYILGVCASLIFMRFTTLSSRGTYYYCITEILLFPICIYYMKLKFFRNMTFIILVIYSYLYMCSIIYSDNTYSWFNQKYLPYNSILYK
- a CDS encoding flippase, with translation MAKSLKVNYIFNMLNTVTGLLFPLITFPYASRIMLADGIGQVNFFQSIIQYITLLTCLGIPMYAIRKIASVRDDVAKRNKVAIEILLLHATLSLIGYVIVALLAAFVSDIQVNIPLFLILSLTIFFTAIGCEWFYQGIEDFKYITIRGLIVKIIAVILLFVFVRTKEDILWYAGYLVFGILGGNIFNFIRLRKYISWKDLPFKELHPLVHLKPALHIFVLNLVISLYVNLNSIMLGFMADNTSVGLFTAATKLSHVLLSLVSALGTVMLPRLSNLISTGQKEKFNELAQKSITVVMALTLPLTAGLIMMAKYLIPLFCGNSYEPAILTLQIISPIIIMIGISNVLGIQILYPQGQENKVILCTALGALVNLVLNIWLIPRYAQNGAAISTLLAETMVTVSMIFIGKKYIPIRWKSKSFVHYFVATCWMTLALHFASDLFGSDIANFIFAVIIGMLVYGMWLLIVQEQFLFNILKKVLK